The segment CCTTTCCCGCGAACCACCGGCTCTGCGCGCCGGTGGCCGACATGCTGGCCTCGCGCTACCGCGTCATCCTCCCCGACCTGCGCGGGCACGGCGACTCCACTCCCGGGCGGGGCCCGGCCACCATGGAGAAGCATGCCGCGGACCTGCTGCGCCTGTGCGACGCCGAGCGCGTGGGGCGCGGTGTCTTCATCGGCGTCTCCATCGGCGGCTACGCCCTGTTCGAATTCTGGCGCCGGCATCGAGTGCGGGTTGCCGGACTCGTCTTCTGCAACACCAAGGCCGCGCCCGATAGCGACCAGGCGCGCGCCGATCGCCTGCAGTCGGCTGACGAGGTCGAGCAGCATGGCCCGGCTGCCTTCCTCGATTCCATGGCCGGGAAGCTGGTCGGCGTGACCACCCGCACCAATCGTCCCGACCTCCAGGCCGCCGCCCGCAAGCTGATGGCGAAGATGACCGTGGCCGGCATCGCCGCGGTGCAGCGCGGGATGGCTGCCCGCCCCGACTCTCTGCCCACCCTGGCCACCATCGACGTGCCCGCGCTGGTCATCGCCGGAGAAGAGGACATCACGCCTCTGGCCGATCTCCAGGCCATCCAGCAAGGCATCCGCGGCAGCCAGCTCATCGTGATCCCCAAGGCCGGACACTACGCCATCTTCGAGCGTCCCGACGAGGCCGGCCGCGCCGTCCGCAAGTTCCTCGACACGCTGCCGCCGTGGTGAGAAGAAGCAGCTGGTAGTTAGGCCAACATCCTGAACTGAGAAAGAAACTACCAGCTACCAGCTACGAGCCACCAGCTACTACAATGTCTGCCATGTTCGAAACCTTCCTCGTGCCTGAAAAGAGCGTGGTGACCGCCAAGGGCGACGGCGCTGTCGTGGACGCCTCGGCCGCCGCCGGCAAGACCCTGCTGCTCACCCTCACCATCACCCGCATCATCGAGCAGGAATCGCTCGACGTCAGCGTATGGGGCTCACCTGACGGCCAGGACTTCGGCGCCAAACCGCTCCTGGCTTTCCCCCAGAAGTTCTACCGTGCCGAGCATCCCCTCCTGCTTGATCTCTCGGCGAACCCCGGCATCAAGTTTCTGCGCGCGCATTGGGAGGTGGGCCGCTGGGGACGCGGCTCCGAGACCCCGATGTTCGAATTTCAACTCAGCGCCCGCGAGGTCCCTGCCGACGTTCTGAAGGAAGCTGGAGCCGAGACGCACCAGCGCGCCTGAACTGCAGGTTTCCGCGTTGCCCGCCATCACATCCAATTCGGTCACCATTCGCCCGGCGCGTAACCTGGCGGG is part of the Terriglobales bacterium genome and harbors:
- a CDS encoding alpha/beta hydrolase, whose amino-acid sequence is MRLISDDAEIQYEVMGDGPPVLLLHPFPANHRLCAPVADMLASRYRVILPDLRGHGDSTPGRGPATMEKHAADLLRLCDAERVGRGVFIGVSIGGYALFEFWRRHRVRVAGLVFCNTKAAPDSDQARADRLQSADEVEQHGPAAFLDSMAGKLVGVTTRTNRPDLQAAARKLMAKMTVAGIAAVQRGMAARPDSLPTLATIDVPALVIAGEEDITPLADLQAIQQGIRGSQLIVIPKAGHYAIFERPDEAGRAVRKFLDTLPPW